In Gimesia benthica, a single window of DNA contains:
- the asnB gene encoding asparagine synthase (glutamine-hydrolyzing), translating to MCGIIGGYDRERRPFGTALAEQACERMRHRGPDDRGWFEAEGMLVGNQRLSILDLAGGHQPMFSDDRQIVVVQNGEIYNFKELAQGLNCKTTCDTEVILRLYERDGEAFVKQLNGMFSIAILDLRKQTLLLYRDRIGQKPLYLYDDGKRLMFASEIKSLFAMGVKAEMNWEGFDAYLTYNFVPPPITLYQNITHLMPGQMLKISPQGTEQSCWWNLADSPVECRTEESWCEEIIETLRSAVQIRLRADVPLGAFLSGGIDSSSVVSLMSRELPHPVQTFCIGFNDPRFDESVYAREVAELCGTSHTCEVLNPNLTASWPLTVYHNDQPHGDVSFMPTHRVSSLARRSVKVVLTGDGSDELFAGYDVHRNFFSGQDLTLPREQIENAYISAISLFRPSEKRSLYTSETSQKLASADASQYARTHLAEFRHLDPISQALALDTKLLLPGNNLVKPDKMAMAVSLEPRAPYLDYRMVNLAFRIPGALKLRNGITKSILKKACEKILPQSIIYRKKQMFTVPIGEWFKRELAPFVNEVLLSPRSLERGIFQPDRVGEMIRDHQSGRMNHTRTLRALLAFEIWQRTFIDTMFDHAPTYAELGIQSSVELEAVPKQAA from the coding sequence ATGTGTGGGATTATCGGTGGGTATGATCGTGAGCGACGCCCATTCGGAACTGCATTAGCGGAACAGGCATGTGAACGGATGCGGCACCGCGGCCCCGATGATCGGGGCTGGTTCGAAGCAGAGGGCATGCTCGTCGGCAATCAGCGCCTCTCGATCCTCGATCTCGCGGGCGGACACCAGCCCATGTTTTCCGACGACCGGCAGATCGTCGTCGTGCAGAATGGCGAGATCTATAATTTCAAAGAGCTGGCCCAGGGACTGAACTGCAAAACCACCTGCGATACCGAAGTCATTCTGCGCCTCTACGAACGGGACGGGGAAGCTTTCGTCAAACAGCTGAACGGCATGTTCTCGATTGCCATCCTCGATCTCCGCAAACAGACCCTGTTGCTCTACCGGGACCGCATCGGGCAGAAACCACTCTATTTATATGACGATGGCAAGCGACTGATGTTTGCCTCGGAAATCAAATCCCTGTTTGCGATGGGCGTTAAAGCCGAGATGAACTGGGAAGGTTTCGATGCCTACCTGACCTACAATTTCGTGCCGCCGCCGATCACACTCTACCAGAACATCACCCACCTCATGCCTGGGCAGATGCTCAAGATCAGCCCGCAGGGAACCGAACAGAGTTGCTGGTGGAACCTGGCTGACAGCCCCGTTGAGTGTCGCACGGAAGAATCGTGGTGCGAAGAAATTATTGAAACCTTACGGTCGGCGGTACAGATTCGCCTGCGGGCCGATGTGCCTCTCGGTGCATTTCTCTCGGGCGGCATCGACAGCTCTTCAGTCGTCTCGTTAATGAGTCGCGAACTGCCTCACCCCGTACAGACTTTCTGTATCGGCTTTAACGATCCCCGTTTTGATGAATCCGTTTATGCTAGAGAAGTCGCAGAACTCTGCGGTACCAGTCATACCTGTGAAGTGTTGAACCCCAACCTGACCGCCAGCTGGCCGTTGACCGTCTATCATAATGACCAGCCGCACGGCGATGTCTCCTTTATGCCGACACACCGCGTCAGTTCACTCGCCCGCCGGTCGGTTAAAGTGGTTTTGACCGGAGATGGCAGCGATGAATTGTTCGCCGGTTACGACGTGCATCGCAATTTCTTTTCAGGACAGGATCTCACACTTCCTCGCGAACAGATCGAAAATGCGTATATCAGTGCGATCAGCCTGTTTCGACCTTCAGAAAAACGGTCTCTGTATACCAGTGAAACAAGTCAGAAGCTCGCCTCCGCCGATGCCTCACAGTACGCCCGCACGCATCTGGCCGAGTTCCGTCATCTGGATCCCATCAGCCAGGCACTGGCCCTCGATACCAAACTGCTGCTGCCCGGAAACAACCTGGTTAAACCCGACAAAATGGCGATGGCGGTCTCGCTCGAACCGCGGGCACCATACCTCGATTATCGGATGGTCAACCTCGCCTTCCGGATTCCCGGTGCCTTGAAGCTCCGCAACGGAATAACCAAATCAATCCTGAAAAAAGCCTGCGAAAAAATACTGCCCCAGAGCATTATTTACCGTAAAAAACAGATGTTTACAGTTCCCATCGGCGAATGGTTTAAACGGGAACTGGCCCCCTTTGTGAATGAAGTTCTGCTCTCGCCACGTTCGCTGGAGCGGGGAATCTTTCAGCCGGATCGCGTCGGCGAAATGATCCGCGATCACCAGTCGGGGCGGATGAATCACACGCGCACGCTGCGGGCGCTGCTCGCGTTCGAAATCTGGCAGCGCACCTTTATTGATACCATGTTCGATCATGCACCAACGTATGCAGAACTGGGTATCCAGAGTTCGGTCGAGCTGGAGGCGGTACCCAAACAGGCCGCTTGA
- a CDS encoding acylneuraminate cytidylyltransferase family protein, giving the protein MAGAVGLITARGGSKGVPHKNIKELAGKPLIAWTIEAALASRELDRVVVSTDDKEIASIARQYGAEVPFLRPLRLALDDSSHADVVLHAIDWLEEHDQFVAEYVVMLQPTSPFRIAADIDGALDFARQKNAKSVIGMMHAPSHPICMRGMTEDGLLVELTEQRDESQLRRQLLEDVYAFNGAVYVIQTEAFRESKTFRPEGETYGYLMPTERSWEIDTEWEFLVASLLMKNQLQVAPRSKAA; this is encoded by the coding sequence ATGGCCGGTGCAGTTGGCTTAATCACGGCTCGAGGGGGCTCCAAGGGAGTCCCCCACAAAAATATCAAGGAACTGGCAGGCAAGCCATTGATCGCCTGGACGATCGAGGCGGCGCTGGCCAGTCGGGAGCTGGATCGGGTTGTGGTCTCGACAGATGATAAAGAGATCGCCTCCATCGCGCGGCAGTATGGAGCCGAAGTTCCGTTTCTGCGACCGCTCAGACTGGCTCTCGATGATTCCAGCCACGCCGATGTGGTCTTGCATGCGATTGACTGGCTCGAAGAGCACGACCAGTTCGTCGCGGAATATGTGGTCATGCTGCAGCCGACGTCTCCCTTTCGCATCGCAGCCGACATTGACGGGGCACTCGACTTCGCCCGGCAGAAAAATGCAAAATCCGTAATTGGAATGATGCACGCTCCCAGTCACCCGATCTGTATGCGGGGGATGACTGAGGACGGACTGCTGGTCGAACTGACCGAACAACGGGACGAGTCACAGCTCCGCAGGCAGTTGCTGGAAGACGTCTATGCATTTAATGGCGCGGTCTACGTCATCCAGACGGAAGCGTTTCGTGAATCAAAAACCTTTCGGCCGGAAGGTGAGACCTACGGTTACCTGATGCCGACCGAACGATCGTGGGAAATTGATACGGAGTGGGAATTCCTCGTCGCCAGCCTGTTGATGAAAAATCAGCTGCAGGTGGCACCCCGGTCTAAAGCGGCCTGA
- a CDS encoding sugar transferase, with translation MDEQRLSQSTSHSAARQSGGPHFDPRNMPAEPTVVSHEVHTGYFWKRPADFMLSGLALVALAPLFLVISLLIKLTSPGPVFFRQQRLGLNERPFSIFKFRSMRAGSDRTGAQFTSANDARVTGIGKLIRKTSLDELPQLINIFRGEMSLIGPRPYIGFELENATPDERRKRASVRPGVSGLAQVSGRSSLSQQTVINYDLQYVEQCSLKFDIQILIQTIRKVIRCEGTN, from the coding sequence ATGGATGAGCAACGCCTATCACAATCAACGAGTCACTCTGCTGCCCGCCAGTCAGGAGGTCCTCACTTTGATCCCCGAAACATGCCTGCAGAACCGACCGTGGTTTCTCACGAGGTTCACACGGGTTATTTCTGGAAACGCCCCGCAGATTTCATGCTGAGTGGCCTGGCCCTGGTGGCATTGGCCCCGCTGTTTCTGGTGATCTCTTTGCTGATTAAACTCACTTCTCCCGGTCCGGTCTTTTTCCGTCAGCAGCGACTGGGACTCAATGAACGACCATTCTCGATTTTCAAGTTTCGCTCGATGCGTGCCGGCTCTGATAGGACGGGAGCCCAGTTTACCTCTGCCAACGATGCCCGTGTGACGGGGATCGGTAAGCTGATTCGCAAAACCAGCCTCGACGAACTGCCTCAATTAATCAATATCTTTCGCGGGGAGATGAGCCTCATCGGCCCGCGTCCTTATATCGGATTTGAACTGGAAAACGCCACACCTGATGAACGCCGCAAACGGGCCAGTGTCCGTCCCGGAGTCTCAGGGCTGGCGCAGGTCTCCGGGCGCAGCAGCCTGTCTCAACAGACGGTCATTAATTATGACCTGCAATACGTGGAGCAGTGCAGCCTCAAGTTTGATATTCAGATCCTGATCCAGACGATTCGCAAAGTGATTCGCTGTGAAGGAACTAATTGA
- a CDS encoding acetyltransferase — MNQNRTPLILLGGGGHARVLIDLLLEWDNYMPAGILDPELAVGSQVKGVPVLGTDEELRAQQEQGIQHAVVAVGSTRSTNLRRKLYGQLRELGFEQPPLVHSSAILSPSVILDEGAQVMAGAIIQTETRIGAGAVVNTGARIDHDCEIKQHAFLAPGVILSGGVTVGENAFLGAGAVVIQGTHIGNNAVIAAGAVVVRDVEDGALVKGVPAK, encoded by the coding sequence ATGAACCAGAACCGCACACCACTCATTCTGCTTGGAGGTGGAGGACATGCCAGGGTCCTCATCGATCTCCTTCTGGAATGGGACAACTATATGCCGGCAGGTATTCTGGATCCGGAACTCGCGGTGGGAAGTCAGGTCAAGGGAGTCCCGGTGCTGGGAACCGACGAGGAACTTCGTGCTCAGCAAGAGCAGGGGATCCAGCATGCCGTCGTGGCGGTCGGCAGCACCCGCTCGACCAACTTGCGGCGGAAGCTGTACGGTCAACTCCGCGAACTCGGATTCGAACAACCACCGCTGGTTCATTCCAGTGCGATTCTCTCACCGTCTGTGATTTTAGACGAGGGAGCGCAGGTGATGGCCGGTGCGATAATTCAAACAGAGACCCGGATTGGAGCCGGGGCCGTGGTCAATACGGGAGCCCGCATCGATCACGATTGTGAAATCAAACAACATGCGTTTCTCGCCCCGGGCGTCATCCTCAGTGGTGGCGTCACTGTCGGCGAGAATGCATTCCTGGGAGCCGGTGCCGTGGTAATTCAGGGCACGCACATCGGTAACAATGCGGTCATCGCCGCAGGAGCCGTCGTGGTCCGGGATGTTGAGGATGGAGCCTTAGTAAAAGGAGTACCCGCGAAATGA
- a CDS encoding LegC family aminotransferase, with protein sequence MRETIPLSVPSLTGNEWNYLKDCLDTGWVSSVGSYVDRFEQSVSEYVGTQFGVATVNGTAALHLSLLACGVQRGDEVLAPSFTFIAPVNAIHYCGAEPVFIGSDPATFNLDPEKVRQFLTEECTREADVVLNRRTGRRVSAILPVHIFGHPVDMGPLNAIAAEFQLPVIEDASESLGSDYRERRTGGLAKVGCFSFNGNKIITCGGGGMVTTSDEALASHIRHLSTQANRRPFEYEHDEVGFNYRLTNIQAALGVAQLEQLDGFLDVKRRNACLYRELLAEIPQAELAWEETWARSNFWLCALLVPPADRGPLMEFLLERQVQVRPAWKLMHTLSMYQHCQTYQLEETEAAYARCISIPSSVQLSEADIRYVVECIKAYFESS encoded by the coding sequence ATGCGCGAAACGATTCCGTTATCGGTACCGAGCCTCACCGGCAATGAATGGAACTACCTGAAAGACTGCCTGGACACAGGCTGGGTCTCTTCAGTCGGCTCCTATGTGGATCGTTTCGAACAGTCGGTCAGTGAGTACGTCGGAACGCAGTTCGGCGTCGCCACGGTGAATGGCACGGCGGCCCTGCATCTGTCACTGCTGGCATGTGGCGTTCAACGCGGTGATGAAGTGCTGGCCCCCAGCTTCACTTTTATCGCACCCGTCAATGCCATTCATTACTGTGGGGCCGAGCCGGTTTTTATTGGGTCGGATCCCGCCACCTTCAATCTCGATCCCGAAAAAGTGCGGCAATTCCTGACTGAAGAATGTACTCGCGAGGCAGACGTTGTTTTGAACCGTCGTACCGGTCGCAGAGTCAGTGCGATTCTACCGGTGCACATTTTCGGTCATCCGGTCGACATGGGCCCGCTGAATGCAATTGCAGCGGAGTTTCAACTGCCTGTCATTGAAGACGCCTCCGAAAGCCTGGGATCAGACTATCGCGAACGCAGAACGGGCGGACTCGCGAAGGTCGGCTGTTTTTCTTTTAACGGCAACAAAATTATTACCTGTGGCGGGGGAGGGATGGTCACTACCAGCGATGAAGCACTCGCCAGTCACATTCGGCACTTGAGTACCCAGGCCAACCGCAGGCCCTTTGAATACGAACACGATGAAGTCGGTTTCAATTATCGCCTCACCAATATTCAGGCGGCACTCGGAGTTGCCCAGTTGGAGCAGCTCGATGGCTTTCTGGATGTCAAACGTCGTAACGCCTGTCTCTACCGTGAACTGCTGGCAGAAATTCCCCAGGCGGAACTGGCCTGGGAAGAGACCTGGGCGCGAAGCAACTTCTGGCTTTGTGCGCTGCTCGTGCCTCCCGCGGATCGAGGGCCGCTGATGGAGTTTTTACTCGAACGTCAGGTGCAGGTCCGGCCAGCCTGGAAGCTGATGCATACCCTGTCCATGTATCAGCATTGTCAGACATACCAGCTGGAAGAGACCGAAGCGGCCTACGCCCGCTGCATCTCGATTCCCTCCAGTGTGCAGCTTAGCGAAGCCGACATTCGGTATGTCGTAGAATGCATCAAAGCTTATTTCGAGTCGTCATGA
- a CDS encoding O-antigen ligase family protein: protein MHIFEGLPSQLDSSPVMQLKRSTFQELSFRTGLWFALGVGFAIPISTSLTSAFSVGVLICWFLSGQYRVTFHLLRTYRVATVSLILFCTLAAGLLYTPQTLSLATRNLFKYRQFLMIPIYLSFFLDSRVRLRGIRMFELALLLTLAVSMFCWMFGIEWDVPSHDHAIFKNRITQNILMSFLVYLSAWRFLEKPRKNWFWGAILLIATVNVLLIVPGRSGYLAVGVLIGVLMYQKLGYKGILPAGACVLVIGMICYQSSDRFQRRIDLVISEIRNYHQTQDHASGVNLRIEFLLNGLELAQSSPIFGSGTGSFAMRYDQLMVQKGQMVTANPHNEYVMLLVQNGAIGVGLFLLLFWFCWRSTRGISGLEPAFAQAVVGVYMIVCLVNSLMLDTTEGGLFGYLMGLTCAAGVSATGASLGSPYVETDAEAPDSQAENLQNAA from the coding sequence ATGCATATTTTTGAGGGTCTTCCAAGCCAGTTGGACTCCAGTCCTGTGATGCAGCTGAAGCGCTCTACGTTCCAGGAGCTCTCATTTCGCACCGGGCTCTGGTTCGCGCTGGGCGTCGGCTTTGCGATTCCGATCTCTACCAGTCTGACCTCAGCGTTCAGCGTGGGAGTTTTAATCTGCTGGTTTCTTTCGGGACAGTATCGGGTAACCTTCCATCTGCTCCGAACATACCGGGTCGCCACGGTTTCACTGATCCTGTTCTGCACCCTGGCGGCAGGTTTGCTCTACACGCCCCAGACCCTCTCGCTGGCTACCAGGAACCTGTTTAAATACCGACAGTTTCTGATGATTCCCATCTACCTTTCCTTCTTTCTCGACAGTCGAGTACGCCTGCGCGGCATTCGCATGTTTGAGTTGGCCCTGCTGCTGACACTGGCCGTCTCCATGTTCTGCTGGATGTTCGGCATCGAATGGGATGTCCCTTCGCACGATCATGCGATCTTCAAAAACCGGATCACCCAGAACATTTTAATGTCCTTTCTGGTCTATCTGTCTGCCTGGCGATTTCTGGAGAAACCTCGCAAAAACTGGTTCTGGGGCGCTATCCTGCTGATCGCGACCGTAAATGTTCTGTTAATCGTACCAGGCCGTTCGGGCTATCTGGCGGTCGGCGTGCTGATTGGCGTATTGATGTATCAGAAGCTGGGATACAAGGGGATTCTTCCCGCGGGCGCCTGCGTACTGGTCATTGGCATGATCTGTTATCAGTCTTCGGACCGCTTTCAGAGACGCATCGATCTGGTGATTTCCGAGATCAGAAATTACCACCAGACACAGGATCATGCCAGTGGCGTTAACCTGCGGATAGAGTTCCTGTTAAATGGCCTCGAACTCGCGCAGTCCAGCCCGATCTTTGGTTCCGGGACGGGGAGTTTCGCTATGCGTTACGACCAGTTGATGGTGCAGAAGGGGCAGATGGTGACAGCGAACCCGCACAATGAGTATGTGATGCTGCTGGTCCAGAATGGAGCGATAGGAGTCGGTTTGTTCCTGCTGTTGTTCTGGTTCTGCTGGCGTTCTACCCGAGGCATCTCCGGGCTGGAACCAGCGTTCGCTCAGGCGGTTGTGGGAGTGTACATGATTGTCTGTCTGGTAAATTCGCTGATGCTGGATACCACCGAGGGAGGGCTGTTCGGTTATCTGATGGGCCTGACCTGTGCAGCCGGGGTCTCCGCGACAGGAGCCAGCCTGGGTTCGCCATACGTTGAAACAGATGCCGAAGCCCCGGACAGTCAGGCTGAAAACCTGCAAAATGCGGCCTGA